Proteins encoded within one genomic window of Diorhabda sublineata isolate icDioSubl1.1 chromosome 1, icDioSubl1.1, whole genome shotgun sequence:
- the LOC130453148 gene encoding myrosinase 1-like: protein MILVIMIWLRLILFLCFLNLSLSELNNKKFPSDFFFGCATAAFQIEGAWNEDGKSPSVWDTRNHIVPSVISDNSTADIACDSYHKYKEDVALLKAIGVNHYRFSISWPRILPNGFDDYINPLGVGYYKNLIAELKANNIEPLITIIHGDLPQVLDDIGGYYSPSFPDWITDFARVAFKEFGDDVKYWFTFNEPYEVCIWDGAEKAYNCAANLLKAHAKIWHMYNEEFRATQQGKLSMVLNLNWYEPETNSTEDITAAETMLQFSWGFFAHPLYYGDWPEIMKTRIAYRSKLEGYNQSRLPEFTAEEIEYIKGTNDFFSLNTYTTSMVRAIPEPEIGQPDTTKDTGVYTYQPDDWPSAASPWLKIVPWGIRKLLKWLKNEYFDPDMLITENGYSDATGQLDDPIRTNYLREYLSNVKDAMDYDGVKVFGYNVWSLIDNFEWMNGYTQKFGLVYVDMNDPNRTRTRKDSSYYYQKVCETRCIVDECVE from the exons ATGATTTTAGTAATCATGATTTGGTTGAGACTTAtcttatttttgtgttttctcaaTTTGAG tttgtctgaacttaataataaaaagttcccatcagattttttttttggttgtgCAACGGCCGCATTTCAGATAGAAG GCGCATGGAATGAAGATGGAAAATCTCCAAGTGTTTGGGATACAAGGAATCATATAGTTCCTTCCGTAATCTCAGATAACAGTACGGCAGATATTGCCTGTGACTCTTATCATAAATATAAAGAAGACGTCGCTCTTCTAAAAGCAATCGGTGTCAATCATTACAGGTTTTCTATATCGTGGCCAAGGATATTACCGAAtg GTTTCGACGATTACATCAATCCGCTTGGCGTTggttattacaaaaatttgatagcTGAATTAAAAGCGAACAACATCGAACCATTAATCACGATTATTCACGGAGATCTTCCTCAAGTACTTGACGATATAGGTGGTTATTACAGTCCCTCTTTTCCCGATTGGATAACAGATTTTGCTAGAGTCGCTTTTAAAGAATTCGGAGACGATGTTAAATATTGGTTTACCTTTAACGAACCTTACGAAGTTTGTATATGGGATGGCGCGGAAAAAGCCTATAACTGCGCAGCCAATTTACTAAAAGCACACGCCAAAATTTGGCATATGTACAATGAGGAATTTAGAGCTACACAACAAG GTAAACTTTCAATGGTACTAAATTTAAATTGGTACGAACCAGAAACGAATAGTACCGAAGATATAACCGCCGCTGAAACTATGTTGCAATTTAGT TGGGGATTTTTTGCTCACCCATTATATTACGGCGACTGGCCCGAAATAATGAAAACTCGCATAGCGTACAGAAGCAAATTGGAGGGTTACAATCAGTCACGTCTTCCAGAATTTACAGCAgaagaaattgaatatataaaaggAACAAACGATTTTTTCTCCCTTAACACCTATACTACAAGTATGGTAAGAGCTATTCCAGAACCTGAAATCGGACAACCGGATACAACCAAAGATACTGGAGTTTACACTTATCAACCAGATGATTGGCCATCGGCAGCGTCACCGTGGTTGAAG ATTGTACCTTGGGGAATCAGAAAATTACTGAAATGGTTGAAAAATGAGTATTTTGATCCCGATATGTTAATAACAGAAAATGGATACTCCGATGCTACAGGTCAATTGGATGATCCAATCAGAACAAATTATTTACGA GAATACTTGAGTAACGTAAAAGATGCTATGGATTACGATGGGGTGAAAGTATTCGGTTATAATGTTTGGAGTTtgatagataattttgaatggaTGAACGGATATAC GCAAAAATTCGGCCTGGTTTATGTAGATATGAATGATCCAAATAGAACAAGAACAAGAAAGGattcttcttattattatcaaaaagtttgtGAAACTCGATGTATTGTCGACGAATGTGTAGAATAA